Below is a genomic region from Coleofasciculus sp. FACHB-1120.
TTTTGTTTTTTAAGGTTAGTGATTTCTTGCTCAAGAATTGTTTTTTGATTCTGATTATCTGTAACTTGCTCTTGCAGTTTCTTGAGTTCTGTTTTTAGGGAATTTAAGCTAGTTTCTATTTTCTGTTTTTCCGCTGTTGCAGCCAACAAGGATTCATTAAGTTCTGTTTTTTGTCTTTCCAGAACCTCAAGTTGAGTTTGGAGAATAAACCCTTGTTCTTCTAGTTGGTATCTATAGGCTCCTAAAGTGGATACTTCCCGATTAATGACCTCTCTTCGGTTATAGCTTTCTGCTATTTGTCCGTGCAATTGGTTTAGGCTTGACTCCAAATAATAGAGATCATCTTCTAAATTTTGTCTTTCGTCAGAAATCGCTCGAATTTCATTTTGTAGAAAAAACTTCTGCTTTCTTTGTTTAATTTGTACAACAATAGCTCCTGCATAGGTCGCAGGTACAGTAATTAAACCTGTAACCAAGGCTTTTGGGAAATCTCGGTTAGTAATAAGGCTCAGGAAAAAACTCACACCGAAGGCAATTAAACCCAGTAAAATCCGATTGCTTACCTTAACCGATCGCATATCATTTTTGGTGAGATAAAGTCAGCGGTTCCTAAGTTCTAATTCATACGAACAGGATTCTAATTATGTGTTTAATCTACGAGATTCTGAACCAGTAACGGCTAAATCTGCCCTGAGAAAGTCAATGAATTGCCGTGCTGTACGTCCAGAACGCCCGTTGTGGCGAGTTGCCCACTGTAAGGCACGATACTCTAAATCTTCTTGGGAGAGGGAAATATTGGCTTGAGCTGCGAGATGGCGAATAATACTTAAGTAGGTGTTCTGATCGGCAGGTTCAAAGGTTAACGTCAGACCAAAGCGATCGCTAAACGATAGCTTTTCCTGAACCGTATCCCAGGCGTGAATTTCTTCATTGTTCTTGGGACGAGGGCGATCGCTAAAAAATTCTCGAATCAGATGCCGTCGATTGGAAGTCGCATAAACTACCACATTTTGAGGACGGGCGGTTAAATTCCCCTCCAGCACCACTTTAAGAGCTTTGAAAGCATCGTCATCCTCCCCAAAGGAGAGATCGTCAACAAAAATGATGAACTTCTGAGGAACCCCCCGCAACTGGTCTACAATTGCCGGTAAATCTTTCAAGTCAGATTTGGCAACTTCGACGAGGCGGAGGTTGACGGTATCAGGCTCATTTAATAACCCCTTCACTAAAGAAGATTTGCCACTCCCACGACTGCCGTAGAGCAAAACGTGCAAAGCTGGATAACCAGCAAGTAAAAATTTTGTATTCTTCAGCAAAGAGTCTTTCTGCGATTCGTAGCCGACTAATTCTGGAAGCTGCACGGGATCGGCATAGGAAATGCCTACCAACTGCCCAGATTGCCACCGTAAAGCCCGATAGACGGAAAACAACCCTGTTCCATATTGTTGATAATGAGCGGCTAAAGATTCCAGCACATCTACCCAATTTTCTGACATTTGGAATTTCTCCCAGATGGGCAATTCATGAATCGCGCCTACCCTATCCTGCTGCTGGTTCCAGGCAACTGGTGCCGCCAGTAACTTAGCTGCGGTTTGCACCCACCGGCTCAACTGGTCGCTACTGCAATTGTAGAGGCTCTGCAAGGCTTGTAAATCTTGCTGGGCAGCAGCTACCAGCGCTGGAGACAGTAAAGACGTTTGCTGGACTTGCTTGCTAAAAGGATTGTCAGTTCTGAGAATCTGGGTAATCAGGTAGTCTTGCCAACCCTGATTTCTGGCGGCTAAAGCTTGAAACCAAGTGCCGTAAGCTTGCAGGCAAGCCAGTCCATTAGTGTTGCTGCTGCTTAAAACTTGTAGCAGATTCAGGAAAGCCGTGCCAACTTCGCCACGGAGGACGGATTGATAAAGTAACAGAGAAGCAGCTTGACGTTGCAGAAATTCGATTGAGGCGATCGCTTGAGTATCCATTAATGAACTGAACTGAGTAGTGTATCTCAGCTATGGTAAATTGTCTTCCGACGTTAGAAATGAGTTCTACTCAAGCAATGAGGTTTTAACTAGATGAATTCGGGTACTATCGCTGCGATCGCTTATGGAATTCTAGCCATTGTAGGCGGCATCATGGGCTACGCTCAAGCTAAAAGCAAAGCGTCGCTGATTTCTGGTAGCATCAGCGGCTTATTACTCATTCTCGGCGGCGTGATGCTATTGCAGGGAAAAGCCTGGGGGCTAGTTTTAGCAACCGTTGTCACCGCTGTTCTCATCATTGTCTTTGCCATCCGGTTGTTTAAAACTCGCAAATTTATGCCTGCGGGATTGATGACTCTTTTAGGTTTGATAACGCTGGCGGTGATGATTCAACAACTGGTTGCGATAGTGTAGCGATCGCGCACCTCTAGCTTTCTGCATCTATCCCAAGCGATCGCGTCTGTTTTATTGCCACGACCGCCAAAATTCACACCCTTCATTCCTAAATCAACCAAGCCATCAAAAAACTTAACCAATCTGGCAGCATTTCAATTTAGTAGCGACGGCAGGGAACACTAACCTTAGCGAAACATTTGCCAACATAGTCGCTCAAGGAGCTACCCATGAGTACCGTCAAAATTCAAGCTACTGAATATCCTATTCAGAAAGTATTTAGCAATGATTTTGTCTTCACCATTCCCCTGTACCAGCGTCCCTATGCCTGGACTACTGAGCAAGCTGGAGAATTGTTTCAAGACCTAATTGTATCCTTGGGTGACGGTAACGAGCCAATTGATGATATAAATCCCTACTTCCTAGGCAGCATTGTACTAATAAAGGCAGATAAACCAGACGCTCAAGTTGTTGATGGTCAACAACGTCTGTCTACGCTAACTATACTACTTTCAGCTCTGCGGATGTTAGTACAGCCCAAATATGCCAATGCCTTAACTAAGTTGCTCTATGAAGAAAGCGACCCAATCCTTGGCCACCCTAACCGTTACCGTTTGACCTTGGCAAAGCGAGATGCAGATTTCTTCAAGGAATACATTCAGGATGAAGGCGGTATTAGCAAGCTGGAATCCTCTACTGCGCTTTCAGATAGTCGTAAAAATATTAAAGAAAACGCGCTGTTATTCCTGAAAAAGTTAGAGGAACTTTCCGAATCTCAGCGAGTTCGGCTCGTGCAATTCATTATTACAAGATGTTTTCTGGTAGTAGTTTCAACACCAGACTTAGAATCTGCATATCGGATATTTTCTGTGTTGAACGGTCGGGGTCTAGACCTGTCACTTCCCGATATTTTAAAAGCTGAGATTATCGGGCAAATTCCTGATGCTCAAAAGGAAGCATACACTTGCAAATGGGAAGATATCCAAGAGAAACTAGGTCGGGAGACGTTTGAAAACCTTTTTTCATACATTCGCATGATTAATCGTAAGGCAAAACTCACTGGTAGCATCCTCAAGGAATACCGCGAACATATTAAACCTTGGAATAATTCTCAGGAGTTTATCAAGACAACTTTATGTCCTTTAGCTGATGCTTTCTACGAAATTAAGAATACAAGCTATGTAAGCGATAAACACGCCGAAGAAGTAAATAAACTGTTTAAGCAGTTAAATGATATCGATAATTCCGACTGGATACCTCCAGCTATTCTCTATCTCTCTCGTAACCACAGCCATCCTGAGCGATTGGTGAAATTCTTTACTGAATTAGAACGTCTTGCGGCGGGTTTGATGATTAAACGGGCAAATATTAACGAACGCATTGAACGCTATCGTCGCTTGCTAACTGCCATTGAGCATGAGGAAGATTTATATACACCCGATTCACCACTCCAAATTACATCAGAAGAAAAGAATGATATTCTCAAAATGTTGGATGGCGACCTCTACCTGACTCAAAAAATTCGTTTATTTGTATTGCTACGTCTAGATGCGGCTCTGTCAGAAGGTGAAGCCTCATACAACTTCTCCACCATTACTGTCGAGCATATATTACCGCAAAATCCTGCCCATGATAGTCTGTGGGTGAAGTCCTTTACAAGCTTGGAAGAACGCGAAAAATATGTGCATCGTTTAGGAAATCTGGCTTTACTCTCTTGTTATAAAAACAGTGAAGCGCAAAACTATGACTTTGATGTGAAAAAGCAAAAGTATTTCACCACTAAAAAAGGTATTTCTCCTTTTGCGCTAACAACTCAAGTGCTAATGGAACAGGAATGGACACCCGAAGTCATTGAAGCGCGGCAGAAAAAGCTTATCGGCGTTCTCCAGAAAGTCTGGCGCTTAGAGTAGTAGGCTAACGCCAAGGCGATCGCTTCCTCATTTTCTCTAGTCCAGAGTGCGATCGCTCCTACTTTTTCTGAAGTTTAGATGTGCCTAAACCATCTGCCGAAGTGGAATCTCAATAATAAACTCTGCTCCTCCACCTGGTGCTGAGAGACATTGCAATTGACCATTGTGCTTTTCTACAACAATCTGGTAGCTAATTGCCAAACCCAGTCCAGTGCCTTTGCCAATGGCTTTGGTAGTAAAAAAGGGATTAAATAACTGTTGTCTCACCGCCTCTGTCATTCCAGAGCCATTATCCGCAATTTTGATAACGACGCGATCGCAGTCTAGTACCTCAGTGCGAATTTTGATCCAGCTGGGATTTGCCTTGATTTCGGAAAGCGATCGCTGTTTGTTATACTCATCCGACGCATCAATGGCATTCGCGATCAGATTCATAAACACTTGATTGAGCTGTCCTGCGTAGCACTCGACTTTAGGTAAGTGCCCGTACTCCTTAATTATCTGAATGTTGGGATGATCCGGTTTTGCTTTCAGGCGGTTATGCAGAATCATTAGGGTACTATCAATTCCTTCGTGAATATCAACCGCCTTCATTTCAGCTTCGTCAATTCGCGAAAAATTCCGCAAGCTAAGAACAATCTCCCGGATGCGATCTGCCCCCACCTTCATTGATGACAACAGGTTAGGAAAATCTTCCATCATAAAATCCAGGTCAATCGCTTCTATCTCCTCCTGAATTTCTGGCGTTGAATTCGGATACTGCTGATGATAAAGTCGCAATAGATTTAATAAGTCTTGGGTGTATTCTCTGACATGGGTGAGATTCCCAAAGATAAAGTTAACTGGGTTATTAATTTCGTGAGCAATCCCTGCAACCAATTGTCCTAAACTGGACATTTTTTCGCTTTGAATTAATTGACCTTGAGTACGTTGGAGTTCTTGGAGAGTATGTTCTAGCTGCTGATTTTTTTCTTTTAACTGAACTTCTTTCTCCTGACGGGCTTCCTCAGCTTGTTTGCGAGCAGTAATATCCATCACGGTGGCACCAAGAGCCATCGGCTTGCCATCTTCTCCAGGTATGGGAAATTGAGAAGTCAACCAGTGCATCAGGACGCCTGGATTGCCAGGTAATTCACCGCACGTCTCCATGTTGAGAATCGCTTCGCCTGTCGTCAGTACTTTGCGTAATGTCGATTCGATCACTTGTGCAGCGTCGGGCAAGACTTCAGCCAGGGATCTTCCTAAATGTTCTTCTACAGACACGCCATTGAAGTGTGCTAGCGCTTCGTTGATTTGCAGATATCGCATCTGGTCGTCAAGAATACAGAGTCCGACCGGCGCAACGTTAATAAATGAGTTCAAAAGCTGCTCGCGCCGCGCTAATTCTTTTTCCAACGCCCTCCGATCGCTAATGTCTCGCGACATCCCAATCAAACCGATAACGTTTCCTTGGGGATCGCGGTAGATATTTTTTGTTGAGAGATACGTTACCGCGATGTCATTGATATAGACGATTTCCTCTAACGTCTGAGTTGTCCCAGAAGCCATAATTCTGCGGTCAGTCTCCATAAGTTGAGGGGCGACTTCAGGAAATACCTGGGAGTCATCCTTCCCAATCATCTCCTCTACAGACTTGCCAAGTATCTTGGCACCAATGGAGTTGACCATCAAGTAGCGACCCTGAAGATCCTTGATAAAAATGATATCAGTCGTTCCCTCAATGACTGCATTCAAGAGGTTATAGCTTACTTGGAGCGCCTCCTCTGTCTCCTGGTGTTCGGCAATTCGCTGGTGTAATTGCTTGTTCAGTTGACTCAGCTCGATCGTGCGCTCCTCAACTCTATCTTCTAGCTCTTGATTCACCTGTTTCAGTGCTGCTTCTGCTCGGTGGCGCTGGCTGTCAACCGCATTCAGGAATCTGGCATTCCACCAAATTAAAAAGGCAAAAATAACTACGTTGAAAACGCCAAAAAGAGCCAGCCCAAGTTCGCTGTCATAAATCTGAGATTGGTAGCCGCATAATATGAACCAGCCCAGCACTGAGGGAATGCCAATCGCGGCTGGCGACATCCGCCGCACCATCAATCCGCCTGCTTTGTCGCTTGTAACAACTGTCATTAGTCCTCGATCTGGACAAGCAAACAGGACTCCGGTGGAAAGCAGGATGAATGCGATCGCTGTGTGCAACGCCACACCTGTGTTGTAACTCTTGCCGTACAACGAGGTGATGCCGTAGATATAGCCCAAAAGACCCAAAAAACCAATCAAAAATCCGCCTAAGCTAATGCAATGAGCCAGACGATACACCTTTTTTGATAACAGCCAAAGGGCAGAGCCAAGCATCAGAAAACTTAGGGCGCTATTGGGAGACATTCGCCCTGGTGCAGAGGTGCCAACAGCACCTGCTGGGTCTTTAAACAGCAGTTCGTCAATTCCTACATTCCATCCAAACCCATACTCAATTAGTGTCAATAGACTGATTAAAATGACGATAATTGCCAACACTTGAGAAAGGTCAAACGAAGACTTTCTCCGCTTATCTTTTGCGTTTTGTCTTTTGTGTTCCGCGTCGTGCCACAAACACAAAGACAATCCACCCAGAATAAAGGCTATGCTTGTGTTAGCTTTCATGCTTACCAGCCCTGGTAAAATGCTTTTAAGGGCTGTAATATCTAATATCCAGCCCAAGAAAACAACACAGCCAATTACAGTGACAATAATACCGGCTTTTTTGGAGTAGGATTGTAGAAGTTCGAGAAATCCCGTCTTTTTAATCATAAGAAGCGGACTCTTCTAAATATCAATGACTGACTAATTGTTAACTATTAGCATTAAAAAAACTTAAGCTTTGCTAGATGAATTTATACAAATTATAAAAGTAATACGATTCATCGTTTATGCGTAAAAATAGGCTAAATATAAATTTATTCCTAATGAAGATAGGATATATTTACTAAGGATAAAACCGTATTTATATTGACTATTGGTCTGTTTCTTATAAAAAAGTCAGTAAATTTACAGATAAATGTCCTGAACTATTGTAAAAAGAACAATCTAGCGATCGCTTTTGTATTTATCGCAAGCACGGTAGCGAATCGAGAAGCCTATAACCCAGCCCAGTCAAGCAATCTTGAAACCATTTAATCAATTCTTTTGCTTTCGTCCCTGATTCAGGCGGGAAGGCAACAAATAGCATCTCTGAGCTATCCTGGAATCGCCAGATAGCAAGAGTTGACAGAATGCACTGGATATTAACCGAACCTTTAAGCGTAGAAAATGTGACAGTAGCGATCGCGGGTTTACCAGCATCGTTGCAAGGCACAAAGCTAGTACAACTGTCCGATTTGCACTACGATGGCAAGCGGTTATCCGAAACGCTACTCGCAGAGGCAATTGAAGCCAGCAATCAACTCGAACCCGACCTCGTTGTATTGACTGGCGACTTCGTAACGGATGACCCATCTCCCATTCATGCCCTAGTAAAACGGCTAAAACACTTGCAAGGTCGCGCTGGTGTCTATGCTGTACTGGGCAACCACGATAATTATTATCGCCATTCAAAAAAAGAGGTGCAAGACGCCCTGACTAGCATTGGGATTCATGTCCTCTGGAATGAAATTGCATATCCATTTGGAAAAGAATTACCCTTAGTCGGACTGGCTGATTTTTGGTCGCGGGAATTTAATCCAGCGCCAGTGATGAATCAACTCGATCGGGATACACCCCGAATCGTCTTATCTCACAACCCAGATACCGCCGAGATTTTGCAAGAATGGCGAGTGGATTTGCAACTGTCGGGTCATACTCACGGCGGTCAAGTGGTAATTCCTGGAGTTGGCCCAGCAGCGCAACTGCTGCAAAACATCCGTCACCTGATTCCCAAACCGCTCCAGCGTTGGGTGCCTTTTATGAAGGAATGCAATAAAGTGGTAGAGCGTTGGGAATGGGCGCAGGGGTGGCATCAGGTGGGAAAAAACCAGCTATATGTGAATCGAGGGCTGGGAACCTATTGGCCCGGACGCCTATTTTGTCCGCCAGAAGTCACGGCGATCGCGCTGGTGGATCAAAAATAGTTTTTAGTTGTTAGATCAAGAATTTATGTTCTCGTTCATCCGGTCAGATTTATCTCAGTTACGCGCCTATATGCCCCACCCAGGCGGCGCATCAGGAAGTCCAGTCACTGGTTCAATTCCGATCGATCGGCTGGATACCAATGAATGCCCTTTTGATTTGCCAAAAGAATTAAAAGAAAAGTTGGCATGGACTTATCAGCAGCTAATTGAGACGAATCGCTATCCTGATGGCAGTCACGCCGAACTCAAAGAAGCGATCGCCCAATACGCGAACGAATCCTTAGATGCCGCTATTACCCCAACCAACATCTCTGTAGGTAACGGTTCCGATGAACTCATTCGTTCCCTCCTGATTGCCACCTGTTTAGGCAACGAAGGCTCGATTTTGGTAGCCGATCCCACCTTCTCCATGTACGCGATTCTGGCTCATACCCTAGGCATTCCTGTGGTGAGTGTCGGGCGCAAGGAAGCGAATTTTGAAATGGATCTTGCCGCTGCCCAAAAAGCCATTGAGGAAACCCAGAATCCACCAATCCGGGTGGTATTTGTCGTTCATCCCAACTCCCCCACCGCTAACGCCTTAACTGCTGCTGAGTTGGAATGGCTGCGGAGTTTGCCAGAGCATATTTTGGTGGTCATTGACGAAGCTTATTTTGAATTTAGCCAGACAACCGTGGTTGGGGAATTGTCGCAGCATCCAAACTGGGTCATACTCAGAACATTTTCTAAGGCATTTCGGCTGGCAGCACTGCGGCTAGGATATGCGATCGCTCACCCAGAACTGATTGTCGCCCTCGAAAAAGTCCGTCTCCCCTACAATCTCCCCAGCTTCACTCAAGCTGCCGCTTTACTTGCCCTTTCCCAGCGGCAACTGCTACTTAGCTGTATTCCCCAAATTCTTACCGAACGAGACAAGTTACTCGATTTTCTCAAACAGCAACCCGCCTTACAAGTTTGGTCTAGTGCCTCAAACTTCATCTACCTGCGTCTCCCGACAGAGGAAGCCCTGACTCGATTGGCGCAGCAACTCAAAGAACAGGGAACCTTGGTTCGTCACACCGGCGGCGGTATTCGTCTGACGGTAGGTAGCGAAGAAGAAAATGAGCGATCGCGCCAGCATCTCCTGGCAGCTTTAAAAGCAATGAACTAGGAAGGAGTTTAGTTAAAAATTAGAAACTAGCTAGTTTCTAATTTTTAATTAATCCCCCAAATCCCGTGCCCTACGGATAGTATCTGGCAACACCCCCACTAACAGCGCAAAGGCATCGTCCGGTACTTGCGTCAGCGTCTCCGTGCCAAAGAACTGCTTAAACTGTTCGAGTATCTTCTGCGCTCTTTGCAGCGGCACCGGGTTATCCGTAATTTGTTTCGTGAGTCGAATCCACTGTCGCCGAATCAAATAAGCATTCTGCCGTTCCTGCGCGGATTCAGGAGTTACCAACGACAAATTGCCTACTGGCAACACCCATTTCGCATCCACATCAAACAATCCGCCCACAGCAGCTCCTGGCCCGGCAAACTCCGCATGATAGTGTTTGTAGAGGATCAAGCCATTCCGGCGGCGACTATTTACGATCAAAAGCTGTTTATTACACAGCTGATTGAGGATATCAGACGATTCCTCGTCAGGGTTCGGGCTTTCGTTATTCATGCCATTAGAGCCTTGAGAGCGGGCGACACAGGTATGGCTTTGATTGGCATCCGCTTTATATAGGGCAGTCTGGTAGCGCTGTTGGTTGTCGCTATCCATGTCAACTCTTACTGCTATATTTTTTCTTTGGGTATGCACCCGAACCGGAAGCACAGAGGCAAACCCAATTCTGTTAGTTCTGGATGGATTGCAAGCTTGAGATTCAGTTTCTCATCTACTATGTATGTAAACAATAATTACATTATCAAAACATTTGACATCAGTATAAGTCACCAAGCGGTAATTGCTTAATTTTATTTTATGGCATATTGCCCGAACGCAGGAAATACAACAGCCAGTGATAGCCAACAACCTTACTGTATTGGGTATTCTTCAATAATCTACCCTCTAAAGTAATAATTGTTTAAAGTTAGTGTGAAGTTGCGATAAGTAAGAGTCACTTACTGATTTAATGACTGATTGAATTGATTAAACGTGTTTTCTGGCTAGCGATTTCCAACCCAATCATCCTTAAATCTAAGGAATCCCCGCGAGGTGAGGGGGCAGTTATTTTAGTTTTTACGAGCTAAGTGTTTGTGCAAAAACAGCCGTCGAGGACGCCCCGGCAGCCAGTCACTCCAGCTGGGATCGCTTTGATGCGGTCGATATCCCGCCTTCAGATAAAGCTGCCGTGCCTGATGATTGTTTTCTAATACGTGCAGGTATAGGTCGCAAAATCCCCATTCCAAAGCTGTTCGTTCGCAGCGCAGCAGTAACTGCTGCGCCACCCCTCGTCGCCGACACGAGGGGTGGACAGCCAGATTCGAGATGTAAGGATATTGAGAACTCCAGGGTTGCCAGGAACAGGCACGAAGTCCCAATTCGATCGTCCCCACTACGGAATCAGCATTTGCTCCTTGGCGTTCTTGTCCTTGGAGTTCTTGTGCGTTTAGAGGTGGGAAGGAAGCTTCCTCTCCACTCCCCCAATCGGTGCTAGCAGAGGACGTAGCGACAGCGGCTAAACAGATGTAATTCGGAGGAATCAACCGCAGTCGAGTCCGTAAATCTTCGTAAATTCCCAGCCGAAATAACGGATAGGTCAAAGCCCAAATTCCCGACCGAGGGTGAAAACTATCTGCCAGGATCTCGGTGAGGCTGGTCAAATCATTTTGGTGGGCTGCCCGGATGATAAAGTGAGAAGCACCATTCGGTTGTGCGGCTCTTTCAGGTTGGCGGTGCAAGAGTAGAAAGCAGGGATTCAACAGCCGAGCGTAAGTTGGATATCTAGCAGGTTTTATCCTAGATCATTTTGCAGTGATTTTCGCAGGTTTAATATCAGGGTACTGGAGCAAAATGAATTAACTGGGAAGATTGACAAGTCTCCGGGTTGGAGAGGTTCTAGGGCAAGCGAGCCTGCAAGAATGCCTACCCTGAGCAAAGCTTCTTTTCTTCCAGCAAGGATACTATTGTACAAGGAGTGCATCAGCCTTTTGAGAATCGGCATCGGACAGTAGAGCCAGCATCGCTATCCTGTCCGGAGCAGCAGCGCTCGCCCAGGTATTTCTCTAACAGCCAGCCTGTTACCGATCTATTTCGGAGCAGGGGAATGGAAGCGCGATCGCAGCAATTATCACTGACATTCACGTCCAAACGTTAAAGTCAGTAATAAAGAGCGGGTATCTTAAATAAAAAGCAAGTGACAAGTGCATTTTCTCCCCAAAAAGTTATTCAGAGGGGCAGGGTCGTTATCAGTCGTCTGACGACCGCAAGCATCACCTATACCCTACCCCTATCCCTCAGGAACCCCTGTGGGGTACGAGGGAGGCTTCGCCACCAGGGGATTGGGGAGCATGAGCCAGAACCAGGGTTGTTCTCTAAAATCGACACCAGAAGGTACAGCCGTACTGAAACTGCAAACTTAAAATTAATTGGGGTGCAACCAGCGGATTTCTATGGTTTCCGGATTCGGAAACCCTGGGATGCGGATAGTAGCTTGGAGAGGGATCGTCCATCTTTCGCTCCCATCCGCTTTTCCATCTCAATCGCTGGAAGAATCTGTGCATGAAATGGAGACTGTTTTGCATTTGCATGGGCGTAGGCATGAGCTGCACCATACTACAGCAGGAGAGCGGGGCATGAAATCCCAAGCCAGTAAAAAGCCCAAAATTCTGGTCGTCGATGACGAACCCGATAACCTCGACCTGCTTTACCGCACTTTTCATCGAGAATATAAGGTACTGAGGGCAGATAACGGCCCTGCGGCACTGGAGATTCTGGCGCATGAGGGGGATGTTGCTGTAATCATCTCAGATCAGCGGATGCCCCTGATGAGCGGCACGGAATTTCTCAGCCTCACCGCCACCCAGTATCCAGATATTATCCGGATCATTTTGACGGGTTACACCGATGTGGAAGATTTGGTGGAAGCCATCAACGCCGGGAAGGTCTTCAAGTACGTCACCAAACCCTGGGATGCGACTGAGCTGAAAGCGCTGGTGCAGCAGGCAATGGATACCCACAACGTTTTGAAGGTTCGCACTGAGGAACTGTGCCGGACGTTGCGCCGCGAATCGCTGCTTAATACAGTCACGAATACCATTCGCAGCGCCCAGTACCGGCGGGGCGGTTCCCCCCTTCAGCAAGTCCTCCAGACGATTGTGGAAACCGTGGGTCATATGCTGGAGGTGAGCGTGTGCATTTTGCGTCCCTTCCAGGAAGACGGGATGGCAGATGAGGGATTCATTTATCAGCAACAAGATGCAAAAGGCAAGCGGCAATCTTCAGGATTGATTATTTCCGAACTGAGTCCATCATCAGGGCAGAGAACGGCGGGACTGAGGACGGAGGAAGAAGGCGGGACGGCTCCGTCTTCAGTTTTACTGCCTGAGTCTTCTTTGGGAGAGCCTTTGGGAGAGAGCGAGACTGGGCATGGGCAGCAAAATGAAGATCCCCACTCAGTCCTTAGCCTTCAGTCCTCAGTTCTTAGCCAGTTGGTGTGGGAAACGCACGATGTAGAAGTCATTAATGATGTCGAAACCGATGAGCGACTCCCC
It encodes:
- a CDS encoding tellurite resistance TerB C-terminal domain-containing protein; protein product: MRSVKVSNRILLGLIAFGVSFFLSLITNRDFPKALVTGLITVPATYAGAIVVQIKQRKQKFFLQNEIRAISDERQNLEDDLYYLESSLNQLHGQIAESYNRREVINREVSTLGAYRYQLEEQGFILQTQLEVLERQKTELNESLLAATAEKQKIETSLNSLKTELKKLQEQVTDNQNQKTILEQEITNLKKQKRPLQSEVDNLQAQIQTLEAQRTALNQSLVSLKVELGQLQGQVSSLKLEYKQLKSWNLNSQKAQKGQSQAIPFIEIQKKQSSENLSAEWIALKTKLTNDDIQIIKAIVEQKNPGTTLKKIAETNITMPQLLIDAINEHAINTIGDFIIEPGSASIPPEIAEEHLTKVKKMLET
- a CDS encoding ATP-binding protein, translated to MDTQAIASIEFLQRQAASLLLYQSVLRGEVGTAFLNLLQVLSSSNTNGLACLQAYGTWFQALAARNQGWQDYLITQILRTDNPFSKQVQQTSLLSPALVAAAQQDLQALQSLYNCSSDQLSRWVQTAAKLLAAPVAWNQQQDRVGAIHELPIWEKFQMSENWVDVLESLAAHYQQYGTGLFSVYRALRWQSGQLVGISYADPVQLPELVGYESQKDSLLKNTKFLLAGYPALHVLLYGSRGSGKSSLVKGLLNEPDTVNLRLVEVAKSDLKDLPAIVDQLRGVPQKFIIFVDDLSFGEDDDAFKALKVVLEGNLTARPQNVVVYATSNRRHLIREFFSDRPRPKNNEEIHAWDTVQEKLSFSDRFGLTLTFEPADQNTYLSIIRHLAAQANISLSQEDLEYRALQWATRHNGRSGRTARQFIDFLRADLAVTGSESRRLNT
- a CDS encoding TMEM14 family protein — its product is MNSGTIAAIAYGILAIVGGIMGYAQAKSKASLISGSISGLLLILGGVMLLQGKAWGLVLATVVTAVLIIVFAIRLFKTRKFMPAGLMTLLGLITLAVMIQQLVAIV
- a CDS encoding DUF262 domain-containing protein, whose product is MSTVKIQATEYPIQKVFSNDFVFTIPLYQRPYAWTTEQAGELFQDLIVSLGDGNEPIDDINPYFLGSIVLIKADKPDAQVVDGQQRLSTLTILLSALRMLVQPKYANALTKLLYEESDPILGHPNRYRLTLAKRDADFFKEYIQDEGGISKLESSTALSDSRKNIKENALLFLKKLEELSESQRVRLVQFIITRCFLVVVSTPDLESAYRIFSVLNGRGLDLSLPDILKAEIIGQIPDAQKEAYTCKWEDIQEKLGRETFENLFSYIRMINRKAKLTGSILKEYREHIKPWNNSQEFIKTTLCPLADAFYEIKNTSYVSDKHAEEVNKLFKQLNDIDNSDWIPPAILYLSRNHSHPERLVKFFTELERLAAGLMIKRANINERIERYRRLLTAIEHEEDLYTPDSPLQITSEEKNDILKMLDGDLYLTQKIRLFVLLRLDAALSEGEASYNFSTITVEHILPQNPAHDSLWVKSFTSLEEREKYVHRLGNLALLSCYKNSEAQNYDFDVKKQKYFTTKKGISPFALTTQVLMEQEWTPEVIEARQKKLIGVLQKVWRLE
- a CDS encoding PAS domain-containing protein, translated to MIKKTGFLELLQSYSKKAGIIVTVIGCVVFLGWILDITALKSILPGLVSMKANTSIAFILGGLSLCLWHDAEHKRQNAKDKRRKSSFDLSQVLAIIVILISLLTLIEYGFGWNVGIDELLFKDPAGAVGTSAPGRMSPNSALSFLMLGSALWLLSKKVYRLAHCISLGGFLIGFLGLLGYIYGITSLYGKSYNTGVALHTAIAFILLSTGVLFACPDRGLMTVVTSDKAGGLMVRRMSPAAIGIPSVLGWFILCGYQSQIYDSELGLALFGVFNVVIFAFLIWWNARFLNAVDSQRHRAEAALKQVNQELEDRVEERTIELSQLNKQLHQRIAEHQETEEALQVSYNLLNAVIEGTTDIIFIKDLQGRYLMVNSIGAKILGKSVEEMIGKDDSQVFPEVAPQLMETDRRIMASGTTQTLEEIVYINDIAVTYLSTKNIYRDPQGNVIGLIGMSRDISDRRALEKELARREQLLNSFINVAPVGLCILDDQMRYLQINEALAHFNGVSVEEHLGRSLAEVLPDAAQVIESTLRKVLTTGEAILNMETCGELPGNPGVLMHWLTSQFPIPGEDGKPMALGATVMDITARKQAEEARQEKEVQLKEKNQQLEHTLQELQRTQGQLIQSEKMSSLGQLVAGIAHEINNPVNFIFGNLTHVREYTQDLLNLLRLYHQQYPNSTPEIQEEIEAIDLDFMMEDFPNLLSSMKVGADRIREIVLSLRNFSRIDEAEMKAVDIHEGIDSTLMILHNRLKAKPDHPNIQIIKEYGHLPKVECYAGQLNQVFMNLIANAIDASDEYNKQRSLSEIKANPSWIKIRTEVLDCDRVVIKIADNGSGMTEAVRQQLFNPFFTTKAIGKGTGLGLAISYQIVVEKHNGQLQCLSAPGGGAEFIIEIPLRQMV
- a CDS encoding metallophosphoesterase, coding for MHWILTEPLSVENVTVAIAGLPASLQGTKLVQLSDLHYDGKRLSETLLAEAIEASNQLEPDLVVLTGDFVTDDPSPIHALVKRLKHLQGRAGVYAVLGNHDNYYRHSKKEVQDALTSIGIHVLWNEIAYPFGKELPLVGLADFWSREFNPAPVMNQLDRDTPRIVLSHNPDTAEILQEWRVDLQLSGHTHGGQVVIPGVGPAAQLLQNIRHLIPKPLQRWVPFMKECNKVVERWEWAQGWHQVGKNQLYVNRGLGTYWPGRLFCPPEVTAIALVDQK